cactaacacatctatagttgcttatgaaaaggtccatttttgctttatgtcatatacagacagcataatgaggcacacgtatcatatgttatgtcattgttttcataacttaaacactgcagatgactacttagctcatctaccattgtgttaaagcagctgcaattaatatctcatcacagcatacacttcaacagagggggtggggttcagcacacacactaattacagcctcatttcacggtcaacttagttcacaccatttgcacctgtttcaagtcattgaaaggtgtggctgattaggctttttggggaagggaatacctttcttacaacctgaatagcacaactgaagttaatcacactcattggaaagcttaactctagctactaaatgccccaacaactcattacttatcaaagcgtacgtcacacattagttcactcatatctatagttgaactactatgaaagacacattatcacacactgcatgtgttgtcttgttgagtcacagccacattcaggtgtgccacatcttcgattaatgtaccacacatatcctctaccaaaaacaacactttttgcaatatgaccaccttcatgataaccattgtgaatggtcatctcatgatagttatgtacattatgatactgatatcactacacaacatatgatttttatgtactcatttaatctatttatcctcacgcattactgcagaaacatagtatgttgtatgttagggaactcaaaaattctaagtacacaggcatgtacagtgttattacaactatttatgttcactttcacacacattttcggttaaggaactgatgttgttagttaatcataaatacagaacatacaataagtgtttgttcaatatttacacatgtaaatgtaaaacttatgttattgttatatatagttgcccctggaggacatgtgtcacctgagatggaacaagtgtcttcacctgggtcagccagctcaacactactagaaggtgagtgtatcatttgctggccatataatatgtgctcttctatatgttatgttgtcatgtgcattatttgttttgcacatcttctttaaataggattacttagtgtcagtgaaaattaagtgtaaggcaacatgtattgtgttagtgatgttaattatcatgtaggacttctgagtttagagcaacttttcattcattcatatttcatactgagtccaaacattattcgtaagtcaaggtagtttttaatgaggttataaaacgtatgctaacatgttaggtgttacttaggacacagtacaattacatagtaacacagcatacattaacatgccatttaataatgtgtacatttctttttagaacatcatggtgatgaggatgatgagtatgatgaggatgacgccacagaagagactgaaatacaatcatgtgaccatgaagaggtgccaatagaaactgttgtaccgccaaatcgtccatcaacttccacatacgatgcaattgtagcttcagagggaaaaatagtggacgcagaaaatcgtcgccattcagacatgatgacagtgctggaaaggatgattggactgcaggaagaaacagtatcacaattggcacatctccacagagtcttcattgaagtgcctaaacagttgcaaaaaatcaacacctcattcgaagcattagttgttcagcaaacacaagctaattactggagaatgactaatgtaccacaattcaacacctcccagccaggatctgttcatgcaggtcagttttcaccacattcatctgagattc
Above is a genomic segment from Ascaphus truei isolate aAscTru1 chromosome 10, aAscTru1.hap1, whole genome shotgun sequence containing:
- the LOC142503313 gene encoding uncharacterized protein LOC142503313 encodes the protein MVSLHLRDNGLNCVIQNPSALLHIPTHYNMVLTIPCGCSPRYRNIAVVAPGGHVSPEMEQVSSPGSASSTLLEEHHGDEDDEYDEDDATEETEIQSCDHEEVPIETVVPPNRPSTSTYDAIVASEGKIVDAENRRHSDMMTVLERMIGLQEETVSQLAHLHRVFIEVPKQLQKINTSFEALVVQQTQANYWRMTNVPQFNTSQPGSVHAGQFSPHSSEIHSPGPNVTGQVADIAVIAYAY